CAATTTCATTTTCCAACTCGGCAACGAAGCATGTAAATAACGGATTTTCGCCATAGCCCTCGCGCTCCAAATCTGCAACATTTACTTCAACCGCATTGGGTTCATTTTCAAAAATAGCGAGCTCTTTTATTAGTTCTAAAACTTGTGGCATATCAGATTTTACAGCTTCCCGTATATTCATCATTTTATGTTTTTTAACTGAATGGTGTCTATTTCAGTTTCTATTTTGTTTTACCTCAACAAATATCGGTTCAATTTCTTAAAAATCCCGATATTTGCGGGAAATTCAGGATACCTTCAACCCTATGGCAAAAATAAATCAATCTCTCGGAGAATTTATCATTGAAAACCAAAGCGAATTTAAATATTCATCCGGAGAGCTTTCACGGCTAATCAATTCTATTCGCTTAGCTGCAAAAGTTGTAAATCACAAAGTAAACAAAGCAGGATTGGTAGATATTTTGGGAACAGCCGGAAACCACAACGTGCAAGGCGAAGACCAACAAAAACTAGATGTATTTGCCAATGAGGTTTTTATAAACACGCTTACCAATCGTGAAATTGTTTGCGGAATTGCCAGTGAAGAGGAAGACGACTTTATAACCATTAAAGGTAGAAATCAGAAAAACGATAATAAATATGTGGTCCTGATGGATCCTTTAGACGGGTCCTCAAATATTGATGTTAACGTTTCAGTAGGTACTATTTTTTCAATTTTTAGAAGAATTACTCCCTCAGGAACCCCTGTAACAATTGACGATTTTCTGCAACCTGGCATTAATCAGGTGGCCGCAGGATATATAGTTTATGGTACTTCTACCATGATTGTTTATACCACTGGGCACGGCGTAAATGGCTTTACTTTAAATCCGGCAATTGGCACCTATTATCTTTCACATCCAAATATAAAATTTCCTGAAGACGGACATATATATTCTGTAAACGAAGGAAACTATGTTCACTTTCCCCAAGGTGTAAAAGATTATATAAAATATTGTCAAAAAGAAGAAGACGATCGTCCGTACACCTCGCGATATATTGGTTCGTTAGTTTCAGATTTTCACAGAAATATGATTAAAGGCGGAATTTATATTTATCCAAATACATCTAAAGATCCAAATGGAAAATTGCGACTTTTGTACGAATGTAACCCCATGGCAATGATCGCAGAACAAGCAGGAGGAAAGGCTAGTAATGGTTTTGAGGATATTTTAAATATTAAACCTACAAGTTTGCACCAACGCGTTCCGTTTTTCTGCGGAAGCACTAAAATGGTAGAGAAGGCCGAAGAATTTATGAAAAAGTCTCAATAGTTCATTTTTAGCAGTTTTAAATAAAGCAACCCTAATTTAAACACATAAAAAAAGCTCCGAAAGGAGCTTCTTTATTTTATAGATGTTATATTTCCAGTAAGGAAATTATGGCAACTTACTTTTTATTCAATAAATAACGGTAATCTTCAAAATCTAGCCCGCCGCTGTAAATTTCAATGGAACGTTTAATAAGATGTTGGGCAGTTTCAGCATTATATCCCAAACCAATGGCATATCTTTCAAGTAGAAAACGCTCGTGATCGTCAATTTCATTATCTGCAAAAACCATTTCGAACAAATCGTGAATACGCTCTAAACGCCGTTCTGCATCATTGGGAGGATTTATCGGGTATTTTCCGGGATTTTTTAATACAGCTATATACTCAGATTCCTCAATATCGAGCTTTCGGGCAAAACGCTTTAAGAGTTTTTCCTCTTCTGGATTAATTTCACCATTAACCGAAGCAATATTTGCAATAGATGCAAAGTGTCCTAAATTTCGGGAATGCTCCCCACTTTCGAATAAATCTGTAAATGACATAAATTTGGTTTTATGGTACAAATATAAAATTTGTAATCCACTTTTTACACCTTATTTGTTCTGAAAAAAGCAGGACCCCTAAACTTTTCTTAATAACCCACACCACAAACTCGTCTTTCAGTATTTTTAAGCTGCTATAAAAGGAAAAATGACGCAACCATTACTTGTTTTTAACGATAAAGGAATTTACTGCCAGCAGGCAGATGTGTATATAGACGCCTGGCGGCCTGTAGATAAATGCATCGTAACCCACGGCCACGCAGACCACAGCCGGTGGGGGCATAAGCAATATATTACACACACTAATAATGTGCCGATTATTAAACATCGACTGGGTGAAATTTCAGTAACCGGTAAAGCTTGGAATGAAACGTTCACCATTAATGGCGTAAAATTTTCACTTCACCCCGCAGGGCATATTATTGCTTCATCGCAAGTAAGGGTTGAATATAAAGGTGAAGTTTGGGTTTTTACGGGCGATTTTAAAACCGAAGACGACGGCTTGGCAGAAGTTTACGAACCTGTAAAATGCCACACATTTATTACCGAATGTACTTTCGGTTTGCCCGCCTTTAAATGGACTCAGCAAGCGGTAGTTTTCAACGATATAAACAATTGGTGGGCAACCAATAAAAGTGAGGGGCGGACGTCAATTCTTTTTGGTTATAGTTTAGGAAAAGCGCAGCGATTACTAAAACATTTAGACACTTCCATCGGAAAAATTTACACCCACGGCGCCGTCGAAAATATGACGGGAGTAGTTAGGGAAAATTATAAACTACCCGAAACTACTTTAATCACGCGCGATACATCCAAAGATGAAATAAAAGGAAACATAATTGTTGCCCCACCGAGCGCCCACGGCAGCACGTGGATTCGAAGATTTGTGCCCTATGTAACCGCTTCTGCCAGCGGCTGGATGACCTTTCGCGGCGCGCGAAGAAGACGCGCAATAGACCGCGGATTCGTCTTGAGCGACCACGCCGATTGGGAGGGTTTGCTTTCGGCAATTGATGCCACGGGCTGCGAAAAAGTAATCGCCACGCACGGATACACAGATATTTTTGCGAAATATTTGCGGGAAGAATTAGGCTACGACGCAAGAACCGAAAAAACGCAATACGAAGAGGAGAGTGCCGAAATTGATAAGAAAATTGAAAATGAAGATTAATATTTCAATACATATAAAATTCCCCCTTTGGGGGCAAGGGGGACTATGAAGCAATTTGCCCAACTCATAAAAAAGCTCGACAGCACCAACAAAACCAATGAAAAGGTGGCGGCGCTAACAACTTATTTTCAAAATGCAAATGAGGAAGATAAACTGTGGACCATCGCCATTCTTTCGCACCGTCGCCCAAAACGCCCCGTAAATACAACGTTGCTCAGACTTTGGGCAACGGAAATAAGTGGCATTCCTCTTTGGCTTTTTGAAGAAAGTTATCATATTGTGGGCGATTTGGCAGAAACCATTGCTTTAATTTTGCCAACTTCGGAAACACATTCCGATAAATCGCTTTCACAATTTGTTTCTGAAATTATTGAATTGCGATCACTTCCCGAACCGGAAAAAAAGAAATATTTACACGACAATTGGCTGGCTTTAAACTATTTTGAAAGATTTGTTTTCAATAAAATCCTCACCGGAAGTTTTAGAATAGGCGTTAGCCAAAAATTGATGACGCGTGCTCTCGCCAAAGCTACAGACATAGATGAAGATGTTTTGGCGTATAAATTAATGGGCGATTGGACCCCAGAAACCACTACGTATCAAAAATTAATTCTCGAAACAAATAAAGAGGATTACCTAAGTAAACCCTATCCGTTTTATTTGGCCTATGCAGTCGAAGACGGTTTCCAGGAAGATTTGGGACCAATTTCCGATTGGAGTTTTGAGCATAAATGGGATGGCATCCGGAGTCAGGTTATTATTCGAAACGACGAGGTATTTGTATGGTCCAGAGGTGAAGAATTGGTGACAGATAAATATCCCGAGTTTCAAAATTTTTTGAAGGCAATTCCCAACGGCACCGTGATTGATGGTGAAATATTGCCTTTCGGCGACGGGGAGATCGGTAATTTTAATGCACTGCAAACGCGTATAGGAAGAAAAAATGTTTCAAAAGCACTCTTAAAAAAAACACCCGTAATTTTAAATGCGTACGATTTGCTGGAGTGGAATGGTGAGGATATTAGGCAAAAACCGT
This region of Aequorivita marisscotiae genomic DNA includes:
- a CDS encoding ATP-dependent DNA ligase, with product MKQFAQLIKKLDSTNKTNEKVAALTTYFQNANEEDKLWTIAILSHRRPKRPVNTTLLRLWATEISGIPLWLFEESYHIVGDLAETIALILPTSETHSDKSLSQFVSEIIELRSLPEPEKKKYLHDNWLALNYFERFVFNKILTGSFRIGVSQKLMTRALAKATDIDEDVLAYKLMGDWTPETTTYQKLILETNKEDYLSKPYPFYLAYAVEDGFQEDLGPISDWSFEHKWDGIRSQVIIRNDEVFVWSRGEELVTDKYPEFQNFLKAIPNGTVIDGEILPFGDGEIGNFNALQTRIGRKNVSKALLKKTPVILNAYDLLEWNGEDIRQKPFAERREILDEIIQRINSEEIGLYLSETMIFETWEEAAAERDLSREKRSEGLMLKRKDSPYLVGRKKGDWWKWKIDPFTIDAVLTYAMRGHGRRANLYTDYTFALWNEGELVTFAKAYSGLTDAEFRQVDNWIKRNTLERFGPVRSVTPHHVFEIAFEGIAESSRHKSGIATRFPRILRWRKDKPISEANTLDDLKALIPK
- the fbp gene encoding class 1 fructose-bisphosphatase, giving the protein MAKINQSLGEFIIENQSEFKYSSGELSRLINSIRLAAKVVNHKVNKAGLVDILGTAGNHNVQGEDQQKLDVFANEVFINTLTNREIVCGIASEEEDDFITIKGRNQKNDNKYVVLMDPLDGSSNIDVNVSVGTIFSIFRRITPSGTPVTIDDFLQPGINQVAAGYIVYGTSTMIVYTTGHGVNGFTLNPAIGTYYLSHPNIKFPEDGHIYSVNEGNYVHFPQGVKDYIKYCQKEEDDRPYTSRYIGSLVSDFHRNMIKGGIYIYPNTSKDPNGKLRLLYECNPMAMIAEQAGGKASNGFEDILNIKPTSLHQRVPFFCGSTKMVEKAEEFMKKSQ
- a CDS encoding TerB family tellurite resistance protein is translated as MSFTDLFESGEHSRNLGHFASIANIASVNGEINPEEEKLLKRFARKLDIEESEYIAVLKNPGKYPINPPNDAERRLERIHDLFEMVFADNEIDDHERFLLERYAIGLGYNAETAQHLIKRSIEIYSGGLDFEDYRYLLNKK
- a CDS encoding ligase-associated DNA damage response exonuclease; translation: MTQPLLVFNDKGIYCQQADVYIDAWRPVDKCIVTHGHADHSRWGHKQYITHTNNVPIIKHRLGEISVTGKAWNETFTINGVKFSLHPAGHIIASSQVRVEYKGEVWVFTGDFKTEDDGLAEVYEPVKCHTFITECTFGLPAFKWTQQAVVFNDINNWWATNKSEGRTSILFGYSLGKAQRLLKHLDTSIGKIYTHGAVENMTGVVRENYKLPETTLITRDTSKDEIKGNIIVAPPSAHGSTWIRRFVPYVTASASGWMTFRGARRRRAIDRGFVLSDHADWEGLLSAIDATGCEKVIATHGYTDIFAKYLREELGYDARTEKTQYEEESAEIDKKIENED